Below is a genomic region from Sulfitobacter guttiformis.
GATCCGAACGACGAGGTCGTTGAGCAGGACGGCGCACGGGTGATGATCGCGCCAATGGCACAGATGTTCCTTTTCGGCACCCAAATCGACTATGAGACATCGCTGCTGGAAAGCGCATTCAAATTCAACAACCCAAACGTCTCCGAAGCCTGCGGTTGTGGCGAATCCATCAAGTTCGATGAAACACTTTTCGCCAAGTAGAATGACTACTTTTTCAGGTGCAGATAGGTCTCGCCAAACCGTG
It encodes:
- a CDS encoding HesB/IscA family protein; the protein is MFGIPGKQAVTMTDKAAAQIIKLMTSKGHAGLRIGVKKGGCAGMEYTMEYVDDADPNDEVVEQDGARVMIAPMAQMFLFGTQIDYETSLLESAFKFNNPNVSEACGCGESIKFDETLFAK